Proteins from a genomic interval of Harpia harpyja isolate bHarHar1 chromosome 7, bHarHar1 primary haplotype, whole genome shotgun sequence:
- the DDX18 gene encoding ATP-dependent RNA helicase DDX18, which produces MSVSVAAGNLPMRLLRRKIHKRNLKLRQRNLKLREAEGAVPAPGEAASQGPPEEEAEAAPEVEAAAAGAASEAADAAGPRGGEEKKRKKKKRKAVANAGGDAQTKKAKSEEDESVGVEDEDEQDSGEKEVEEEEGEEDEVPSLPLGVTGAFEDNSFTSLAGVVSENTLKGINDMGFTHMTEIQHKSIKPLLEGRDILAAAKTGSGKTLAFLIPAVELIYKLKFMPRNGTGVIILSPTRELAMQTYGVLKELMNHHVHTYGLIMGGSNRSAEAQKLGNGINIIVATPGRLLDHMQNTPGFMYKNLQCLVIDEADRILEVGFEEEMKQIIKLLPKRRQTMLFSATQTRKVEDLAKISLKKEPLYVGVDDNKETATVDGLEQGYVVCPSEKRFLLLFTFLKKNRKKKLMVFFSSCMSVKYHYELLNYIDLPVLAIHGKQKQTKRTTTFFQFCNAESGILLCTDVAARGLDIPEVDWIVQYDPPDDPKEYIHRVGRTARGINGRGHALLILRPEELGFLRYLKQARVPLSEFEFSWSKISDIQSQLEKLIEKNYFLHKSAQEAYKAYIRAYDSHSLKQIYNVNNLDLPKVSLSFGFKIPPFVDLNVNSNHGRRLQKRGGGGGFGYQKSKNIHKAKIFKHISKKSDSRQFSR; this is translated from the exons ATGTCGGTGTCGGTGGCCGCGGGCAACCTGCCCATGCGGCTGCTCCGCAGGAAGATCCACAAGCGCAACCTGAAGCTGCGGCAGCGCAACCTGAAGCTGCGGGAGGCCGAGGGGGCAG TGCCTGCGCCGGGCGAGGCGGCATCGCAGGGCCCcccggaggaggaggcggaggcggcccCTGAGgtagaggcggcggcggccggagcggccTCGGAGGCTGCAGATGCTGCCGGTCCCCGCGGCGgggaggagaagaagaggaagaagaaaaagaggaaagcgGTGGCGAATGCGGGTGGTG ATGCACAaactaaaaaagcaaaaagtgaagaAGATGAATCTGTGGGGGTAGAAGATGAAGATGAGCAGGATTCTGGAGAGAAAgaagtggaagaggaggagggggaggaggatgaagtgCCCAGTTTACCACTAGGTGTAACAG GTGCTTTTGAAGACAATTCTTTCACTTCCCTGGCTGGTGTGGTCAGTGAGAATACATTGAAAGGCATAAATGACATGGGGTTTACGCACATGACCGAAATTCAGCATAAAAGTATTAAGCCGCTTCTGGAAGGCAG GGATATTTTAGCAGCCGCAAAAACAGGCAGTGGCAAAACACTTGCGTTTCTTATTCCTGCAGTAGAGCTCATCTACAAGCTAAAATTCATGCCTAGAAATG GAACGGGTGTTATTATTCTTTCTCCTACTCGAGAGCTTGCTATGCAAACCTACGGAGTTCTTAAAGAACTTATGAATCATCATGTTCACACCTATGGTCTGATAATGGGGGGTAGTAACAGATCAGCAGAAGCACAGAAACTTGGAAATGGAATCAACATCATTGTAGCAACACCAGGAAGACTGCTTGATCATATGCAG AACACTCCAGGTTTCATGTATAAGAACTTGCAGTGTTTGGTAATTGATGAGGCGGATCGTATCTTGGAGGTTGGatttgaagaagaaatgaaacagatCATAAAACTTCTACcaa agcGCAGACAGACGATGCTTTTTTCTGCTACACAAACCAGAAAGGTTGAAGATCTGGCAAAGATATCTCTGAAGAAAGAGCCACTATATGTTGGGGTTGATGATAACAAGGAGACAGCAACAGTAGATGGTCTTGAACAG GGGTATGTAGTGTGTCCATCAGAAAAAAGATTCCTTTTGCTCTTCACATTCCTCAAGAAGAACCGGAAGAAGAAActaatggtatttttttcttcatgtatgtCAGTGAAGTACCATTATGAATTACTCAACTATATTGATCTGCCTGTTTTGGCCATTCAT ggcaagcagaaacaaaccaaacGTACTACAACATTTTTCCAGTTCTGTAATGCAGAATCTGGAATACTGTTGTGCACTGATGTAGCTGCCAGAGGATTGGATATTCCTGAAGTTGACTGGATTGTCCAGTATGACCCTCCAGATGATCCAAAA GAATATATTCATCGTGTCGGTAGAACTGCCAGAGGCATAAATGGTAGAGGACACGCTCTGCTCATTTTACGACCAGAAGAACTGGGCTTTCTTCGTTACCTAAAACAAGCCAGG gtaccaCTAAGTGAATTTGAATTTTCCTGGTCAAAAATTTCAGACATCCAGTCTCAG CTGGAAAAACTGATTGAGAAGAACTACTTCCTTCACAAGTCAGCCCAGGAAGCATACAAAGCCTACATTAGAGCTTATGATTCCCATTCTCTGAAGCAGATCTATAATGTCAATAACTTGGATCTTCCCAAAGTCAGcctttcatttggttttaaaattccTCCCTTTGTTGACCTCA ATGTGAACAGCAACCATGGCAGAAGACTACAGAAAAGAGGTGGAGGTGGGGGATTTGGTTACCAGAAATCGAAGAACATCCACAAAGCTAAAATCTTCAAACACATTAGCAAGAAATCAGACAGTCGGCAGTTTTCTCGTTAA